One part of the Magallana gigas chromosome 5, xbMagGiga1.1, whole genome shotgun sequence genome encodes these proteins:
- the LOC136275390 gene encoding uncharacterized protein, producing the protein MGGSDKQSKKRKKKNSEDTTDNEQLLDKSASDSLPISEVIGQAERVLYGDSDIVNTSTPVSTPTADQVFRESNVEKQIKDTNKKLDIVIRKLGKLDTIEQKLLSIDSRLSSVEKLVNTHESKFKETETKLKETDTRLTAVKEKTIELEKSAGFVSNKVHDFEKNIQEMKISMNRKEKSQKELLDEMKRDIKSLQTEKEDIGQLKDSIVDLQCRSMKYNLVFTGLGGETKEEDTEGKLRDFIYFELGVDWKVEFCNVHRFGRFQQNRSRPIVAKFLYENDRVSVLERAYKLKGSGFGINEQFPHAIEERRKQLYPIMRELRSQGNRTKLVKDRLYVNGKLYKGPESRDEHHTGTPDNRQQRHAATHAQHITRSTGAQGRPNETAGRHERQTTHPTTAYSTVASNAYTGHSTGH; encoded by the coding sequence ATGGGTGGTAGTGATAAACAGTCAAAAAAGcggaaaaagaaaaatagtgaAGACACTACAGATAATGAACAATTATTAGACAAGTCAGCGAGTGATTCGTTACCAATAAGTGAAGTTATAGGGCAAGCCGAAAGAGTACTATATGGGGACAGCGACATCGTCAACACATCTACCCCAGTAAGTACCCCAACAGCTGATCAAGTCTTCAGAGAATCAAAtgttgaaaaacaaataaaagacaCAAATAAAAAACTAGACATAGTGATTAGAAAATTAGGGAAGCTTGACACAATAGAACAAAAGTTACTTTCCATTGACTCAAGACTTTCCAGTGTCGAAAAGTTGGTAAATACCCACGaaagtaaatttaaagaaaCAGAGACTAAACTTAAAGAGACGGACACTAGATTAACAGCTGTCAAAGAGAAAACGATAGAACTAGAAAAAAGTGCTGGATTTGTATCAAATAAAGtgcatgattttgaaaaaaatatccaagaaatgaaaatcagcATGAATAGAAAGGAAAAATCACAGAAAGAGCTATTAGACGAAATGAAGAGAGACATTAAATCTCTGCAAACAGAAAAAGAAGATATTGGGCAACTAAAGGATTCAATCGTCGATCTGCAATGCCGCTCCATGAAATACAATCTCGTGTTTACGGGGCTAGGTGGGGAAACAAAGGAAGAGGACACGGAGGGCAAATTGCGGGActtcatatattttgaattagGAGTTGACTGGAAAGTGGAGTTCTGTAACGTACATCGGTTCGGTCGATTTCAACAGAACAGGAGCAGACCTATCGTTGCGAAATTCCTTTATGAAAATGACCGAGTAAGTGTTCTAGAAAGAGCCTATAAATTAAAAGGAAGTGGATTCGGCATAAATGAACAATTCCCGCACGCTATTGAGGAAAGACGAAAACAACTCTATCCTATCATGAGGGAACTCAGAAGTCAAGGAAACAGAACCAAATTAGTGAAAGATCGTCTGTATGTGAACGGAAAGTTATATAAAGGTCCAGAAAGCAGAGACGAACACCACACAGGAACACCAGATAATAGACAACAACGCCACGCAGCCACACACGCGCAACACATAACTCGATCGACAGGAGCCCAAGGACGACCCAACGAAACAGCAGGACGGCATGAAAGACAGACTACACATCCAACGACCGCGTACAGTACAGTCGCCTCCAACGCGTACACTGGACATTCTACCGGTCACTAG
- the LOC105345084 gene encoding beta-1,3-galactosyltransferase 1 codes for MRISLKSWDRHIVKFLRRKIVFILFLFIFFLAAFTTLGTTIVQQHSYNRRPVEGILPQIFPNEEIIEFRFYSYETEYRYPPINVDFRQKIDNNNLDLPVVNPHPFKYILKADHICHQAQNASLIIVVKSAAPHFELRNVLRNTWIPKAKANNFAVVFALGYNKLVQQQVLQENAKNRDIIQEDFTDSYLNNTYKTIMSFNWVVEHCSHIEHVYFDDDDMFLHIDNLASYLKVQQNKTDKNLFSGSMAIKGKPVRNPSSKWYISWEQYPFDYWPPYVGGSSMIAHMAIIKDMQKIFPYVLPLNFDDVYLGIILRKLHVKPTNNTHFDNTYLRNFDKLHSLIANHGFDDPRLYNSTFYKIFPEV; via the coding sequence ATGAGGATTTCGCTGAAGTCATGGGACAGACACATAGTCAAGTTCTTGAGGCGAAAAATTGTCTTCATCCTGTTCCTGTTCATATTCTTCCTAGCAGCATTTACAACACTTGGAACTACAATTGTCCAGCAACACAGTTACAACCGGAGACCGGTCGAGGGCATATTGCCTCAAATATTTCCTAATGAAGAAATTATCGAGTTTCGGTTTTATTCCTACGAAACGGAATATCGATATCCGCCGATAAATGTAGATTTCAGACAGAAAATAGATAACAATAACTTGGACCTGCCAGTTGTGAATCCACATCCGTTTAAGTACATTCTAAAAGCTGATCACATTTGCCACCAAGCACAAAATGCTAGTCTCATCATTGTAGTCAAGTCGGCCGCACCTCATTTTGAATTGCGAAATGTTCTACGAAACACTTGGATACCAAAGGCAAAGGCCAACAACTTCGCTGTGGTGTTCGCTCTGGGATATAACAAACTGGTGCAGCAGCAGGTGTTACAAGAGAATGCAAAGAATCGTGATATTATACAGGAGGACTTCACTGACTCTTATCTTAACAACACGTACAAAACTATTATGTCCTTCAATTGGGTGGTCGAACACTGCAGTCATATCGAACACGTGTATTTTGATGACGATGACATGTTTCTTCATATTGATAACCTAGCAAGTTACCTTAAagtacaacaaaataaaactgaTAAGAATTTATTCTCAGGATCTATGGCGATCAAGGGAAAACCAGTTCGTAACCCCAGCTCAAAATGGTACATCTCATGGGAGCAATATCCCTTTGACTATTGGCCACCGTACGTCGGCGGAAGTTCCATGATAGCTCACATGGCTATCATTAAGGATATGCAGAAAATATTCCCGTATGTACTACCATTGAACTTTGATGACGTTTATCTTGGAATCATTCTTCGCAAACTTCACGTGAAACCTACAAATAATACTCATTTTGACAACACTTATTTGAGAAATTTTGATAAGCTTCACTCTTTGATAGCAAATCATGGATTTGATGATCCACGTCTGTATAACTCAACATTCTACAAAATTTTCCCCGAGGTTTAA
- the LOC136275447 gene encoding uncharacterized protein — MKFYININVALDGSLDSILYCSSVINMDFDRDVNDNVDHIHGEDEEMEEQYDNTDEVENIIKEIFGSSDDEHDEEDDGGSDDGDEEEKGNEMWQNISSDKDQEEMNILSDRRFVVGERELLDLLKRSTCKECGDPIIQSSIVEAEKIAAGIKYKYTCTNGHVGKWISTPFYGGRSAVAILLQLMVLLSGASWDQVNMGAKFINLAIGSARQFYRMQLQYRVAVQKVFTKHMEDIGDKLKEIPLSLAVDVRYDTPGFCANKSTAVFMDVNSKHIIHLEIGDSREVGRHSPKMERLLIERGLNYILNVSPYVVWEIISDASRNIISMMRTDPFKHLQHSLDIWHKAKKLAFLLGEIAKKAANKDLLPWIRPIINHFWYCCSASKGNVEKLLKKWFGILHHVTNQHIWPGGRCHHTENNLESLSSNRKWLHRNSSALQELRKAITNRDWCGSMAFYVNCRQTWAIENFFSHTLLHYVPKRVSYSYDSYTIRNMLAVMDHNNHLHRLPQVTESGLPYVYSHFSRKTKQWVAYEKKSIKEYSYIPGLIITCMKEIYGRSCAGYTRTRQSKDLDNISANLSGSANPGSRVLLAEMKSRKK; from the exons ATGAAgttttatataaacataaatgttgCTTTGGATGGCAGTTTAGACTCTATTTTGTATTGTAGCAGTGTCATAAATATGGATTTTGACAGAGATGTCAACGATAATGTTGATCATATCCATGGTGAAGACGAAGAGATGGAAGAACAGTAT gATAATACTGATGAAGTAGAAAATATCATAAAGGAGATATTTGGATCATCTGATGATGAACATGATGAAGAAGATGATGGTGGCAGTGATGATGGTGATGAAGAAGAAAAAGGGAATGAAATGTGGCAAAATATATCCAG TGATAAAGACCAGGAGGAGATGAACATATTGTCCGATAGAAGATTTGTTGTTGGGGAGAGGGAACTATTGGACCTATTGAAAAGGAGCACCTGTAAAGAGTGTGGCGATCCTATCATTCAATCCTCCATTGTTGAGGCAGAGAAAATAGCAGCAggaataaagtataaatataccTGCACT AATGGTCATGTTGGAAAGTGGATCTCAACACCATTTTATGGAGGCAGGAGTGCTGTTGCAATCCTGCTGCAACTAATGGTACTTCTGTCAGGAGCATCATGGGATCAGGTCAACATGGGTGCAAAATTTATTAATCTTGCAATTGGATCAGCAAGACAATTCTATAGAATGCAACTTCAATACAGA GTTGCAGTACAGAAAGTGTTCACTAAACACATGGAAGATATTGGTGACAAACTGAAAGAGATACCCCTGAGCCTGGCTGTGGATGTAAGATATGATACTCCAG ggTTTTGTGCCAACAAGTCTACAGCTGTCTTCATGGATGTAAATTCAAAACACATCATACATTTGGAGATTGGAGATTCTCGGGAGGTTGGACGACACAGTCCTAAAATGGAGAGGCTCCTGATTGAGAGAGGTCTTAACTACATTCTAAATGTATCACCGTATGTAGTGTGGGAAATAATTTCTGATGCTAGCAGAAATATAATTTCCATGATGc gCACTGACCCCTTCAAACATCTGCAGCACAGTTTAGACATCTGGCATAAAGCAAAGAAACTGGCCTTTCTGCTTGGAGAGATAGCCAAGAAGGCAGCAAACAAAGACTTACTACCGTGGATTCGTCCAATTATTAACCATTTTTGGTACTGCTGCAGCGCATCAAAAGGGAATGTAGAAAAGTTATTGAAAAAGTGGTTTGGCATTCTCCATCATGTCACCAACCAACACATTTGGCCTGGGGGAAG ATGTCATCATACTGAAAATAACTTGGAGTCCTTATCTTCAAATAGAAAATGGCTTCATAGAAATTCTTCTGCTCTTCAAGAACTAAG gAAAGCAATAACCAATAGGGATTGGTGTGGAAGTATGGCATTCTATGTCAACTGCCGGCAAACTTGGgcaattgaaaacttttttagCCATACCCTTTTACACTATGTTCCAAAAAGAGTGTCCTATAGCTATGATTCCTACACCATAAGAAACATGCTAGCTGTAATGGACCATAACAACCATCTTCATAGGCTACCACAGGTCACAGAGAGTGGTTTGCCCTATGTTTATTCCCACTTTTCACGGAAAACAAAGCAGTGGGTTGCATATGAAAAGAAGTCAATCAAAGAATACTCCTACATTCCAG gACTCATTATAACCTGCATGAAAGAAATATATGGGAGATCTTGTGCGGGTTATACAAGGACTAGGCAGTCAAAAGATCTTGACAACATATCTGCCAATTTATCCGGATCAGCAAATCCTGGGTCTCGGGTTTTACTTGCAGAAAtgaaaagcagaaaaaaatga
- the LOC117686383 gene encoding P2X purinoceptor 7-like, whose product MNEQTLRQVLIRAVEAEPDLMKSFIEGSRQDNNPSSEIAWCSCGRCQAFDDPRMNLCCCQSPCITSKPEFRNLCLRHDVLEIANILNWSYRTNLEPSFAQSTFRNQAYRNFVLWQHSTLGAGRRVPVPSCVCVAIRRRFPQANGQYRGYHSANSDSE is encoded by the coding sequence ATGAATGAGCAGACACTACGCCAAGTTCTAATTAGAGCAGTTGAAGCTGAACCAGACTTGATGAAAAGTTTCATCGAAGGTTCAAGGCAGGACAATAACCCCAGCTCAGAAATAGCATGGTGTTCATGTGGGCGATGTCAAGCATTTGATGATCCTCGCATGAACCTATGTTGTTGCCAATCTCCATGCATAACTTCAAAACCAGAATTCAGAAATCTGTGTTTGAGGCATGATGTCTTGGAGATTGCCAACATTCTGAACTGGAGTTATCGTACCAACCTTGAACCTTCATTCGCTCAATCTACATTCCGGAACCAAGCGTACAGGAATTTTGTGCTATGGCAACACAGTACCCTGGGAGCAGGCAGGAGAGTGCCAGTGCCTTCATGTGTGTGCGTGGCAATCAGGAGGAGATTTCCTCAAGCAAATGGACAATATAGGGGCTACCACTCCGCAAATTCAGACTCagaataa